Part of the Streptomyces sp. WMMC500 genome is shown below.
CGGCCCCTACGACCGGCGGCGCAGTACCGCCCGCGCCGGGAGGGTGACCGCGAGCAGCGCCAGGCCGCCCGCGCCGGCCACGAAGGACCCGTACACGAGCGGCGGCACGTAGGGCGCCGTGCCGGTCAGGCCGCTCATCATCGGGAACAGCGTGGCGGCGGCGATCGCCGAGCCGACGACCACGCCCACCGCCGAGACCAGCGCGCCCTCCCAGCGGAGCATCGCCAGCACCTGGCGCCGGGTGGAGCCGACGAGGCGCAGCGTGCCCAGCTCACGGCGGCGGTCGAGGACCGTCATCACCAGCGTGTTGACGGCGGCGACGGCGGCGAAGCCGCCGAGAACCGCGGCCATGGTCTTGTTGGACCAGGAGCCCAGCTTCGCGTCGAGGCTCTTCTCGGCGGCGTAGCCCGCCGCGTCGGTGACCTCGCCCAGCTCGCCGAGCGCCCGCGCGTCCCCGCCCCGGACCAGCAGCGTCGTGTCGAAGCCCGAGGTGACGTGCCCGTCCAGGGCCGCCCGGTCCATCGTCACGGTGCCGAGGCCCAGGCCGCGGCCGTAGACCGAGACGACCTCCGGGTCGGCCTTCGTGCCGTCCGGCAGGTAGAGCGGCAGCCGCTCGCCGACGGAGACGCCCGCCGAGGACGCCAGGGTCCTGTCGATGGCGATCCGGTCCTTGCCGAGCCGGTCCAGGCTGCCTTCGCGTACGTCCAGGTCCTGCACCTTCGCCAGCTTCTCGGCGGAGGTGACCCCCTGGGTGGCCGCACCCAGCAGCGACTTGAACTCGCCGGAGCCGACCGGCACCAGCACCCGGGTGTTGAGCACCCCGACCGCCGTGTCCACGCCCGGTGCGCGGGCGGCGTCGGCCGCCGCGTCCGCCGGCAGCCCCGCCGGGTCCGTCACCACGTGGTCCGCGGTGACGCCCGCGCGCAGTTGCTCGTCGGCGGCGTGGTTCTCGCTCGTGTTCATGAAGACGAGCGTCGAGGCGAAGGCCATCGCGAGCGCGATCGGGGTGATGGCGGACGCGAGCCGGCGGGCGTGGGTACGGGAGTTGGCGGCGGCCAGGTGCGCGGACGCACCAGCGGCCCGCAGCGGCAGGCCGAAGAGGCGTGCGCACAGCCGCGCCAGCAGCGGGCCGAGCAGCCCGACGGCGAGCATGAAGCTCATCACGACGCCGAGGGAGGCGCCGGCCGCGTCGTCGCCGGAGGAGTTGGCCGCGACGCCCGTGAGCATCGCGCCGCCGGCGAGGGCGACGACGCCGAGTGCGGTACGGACCACGCCCGGCCGCGTCCGTTCCATCGACGCCTCGGTGAGCGCCTGGCCCGGCTTCATCTTCGCCGGCCGCCGCCCCGCCGCCCAGCCGGCGCCGAGCGCGGTGAGCAGCCCGGCCCCGACCGCGGCGAGCAGCGGCAGCCCCGAGACGTGCAGGTCGACCGCCTCCGGGACCGCGCCGCGGTCCTGGAGCTGCCCGAACCACCAGTGCGCGAGCCCGATGCCGGGCAGGGTGCCGAGGATCCCGGCGAGCGGCGCGACGACCAGCGCCTCGGCCGAGACCGCGCGGCGGATCTGCCGCGGGGTGGCGCCGACGGCGCGCAGGAGCGCGAACTCGCGGGCCCGCTGGGAGACGGACAGCGCCACGGTCCCGGCCGCGGTGAAGACCGCGACGATGGCGGCGACCCCGCCGAAGGGGCCGCCGATGCCGAAGAGCGTGTCCTTGCCGTAGGCCAGGCCCGGGTCCTCGACGGCGCCGCGGTCGTCGCCGACGTGCACCTGGGCGGCGGAGCCGGCCAGGGCCTTCTTCACAGAACCGGCGAGGGTGTCGGCGTCGGTGCCGTCCTTCGCCAGTACGGCGACGGCGTCCGCCTTGCCGGGGTGGCCGGCGAGCTCGGGTGCCTGGCTGTCGGCGAACCAGGCCAGGGAGCCCGGCTCGCCGCTGTCCCGTGCGGTGTCCCCGGCGCCGGCCTCGGCGAGGCCCGCGACGCGGAAGTCCTGCTTCCCGGCGGCGGTCTCCAGCGCGACGGTGTCGCCGACGCCGGCGTCCGCGGCGCGGGCCGCGGCGGCGTCGAGCACCACTTCGCCGGTACCGGGTGCGCCGCCGGCCGTGAGTTCCGTGCCGGTGAAGGCGTGCGAGCCCCAGCCGTGCGCGGTCAGCGGGCCGTCCCCGGTCCGTACCGGGAAGGTGAAGTCCGCCACCGCCTCCTGCACGCCCGGCGCCCCGGCGGCCTTCGCCGCCAGCCCGGCGTCGAGGCGTGCCGTGTCCGGCAGCGGGACGGCCTCCTTCTCCAGGTCCTCGCCGCTGCCCGTGACCACGTACTCGTACTGGTCGGCCGCCGCGACGACCGGTGCCTTCTCGTACCGCTCGGCGGGCACCGAGGCGCGCAGGCCGGTTTCGAGCAGGATGCCGCAGGCCGTGACGATCAGCGCCGACATCATCAGCACGACGAAGGTCCCGGCGAACGAGGCGGGCTTGAAGCGGACGGCGGCGCGGGCGAGTCCGTTGGGGCGCATCATGCCGGCACCCCCGCCATGGTCTCGTCGCGCGGGGCGGGTCCGGCGGGGCGGGCGCCGGTACGGGCGCCGAGCCCCGCCATCCGCGCCGCGATCTGCGCGGCGGAGCCGCCGGCGAGCCGGTCGGCGAAGGCGCCGTCCGCGAGGAAGAGCACCTGGTCCGCCCAGGCGGCGGCGGCCGGGTCGTGGGTGACCATCACGACGGTGGCGCCATGGGGGTACCCCCTGTTCGAGCGAAGCCGAGAGCTCGGGGGACTGTCGACGGCGTGCCGCAGCAGGCCGAGTACGTCGGCGGCCGTGGCGGTGTCGAGGGCGCCGGTGGGCTCGTCGGCGAAGATCACGTCGGGGCTGGTGACCAGGGCGCGGGCGATGGCCACGCGCTGCTGCTGCCCGCCGGACAGCTCGTCCGGCCGGCGCCGCGCCTTGTCGGCGAGCCCGACCTGCGCCAGCACCGCGTCCGCCCGGCCCCGGTTCCGGTGCTTCCCGGCGAGGCGCAGGGGCAGCAGCACGTTCTGCTCCACGGTCAGGGAGGGCAGCAGGTTGAACGCCTGGAAGACGAAGCCGAGGCGGCTGCGCCGCAGCTCGGTGAGCTCGTTCTCCTTCATGCCGGTGATCTCCGTGCCGCCGAGGCGCACGGATCCGGCCGTCGGCCGGTCGAGGCCGGCGGCGCACTGCAGGAACGTCGACTTGCCGGACCCGGAGGGGCCCATCACCGCGGTGAACGTGCCGCGCGGGAGGGCGAGGTCGACGCCCGCCAGTGCGTGCACGGCGCCGCTGCCGCGGCCGTACTGCCGCCGCACGCCGCGCAGCTCCACGGCGAGTCCCGGGGTGGCGGCCGGGGCCTCGGCGGCCGGGGCCTCCGGCCCGCCGCCGGCCGCCGGCCGGTGGTCCGCCGTGTGCCTCTTGCTGCCACGCAGTCTCATGATCCGCCCTTTCGTCATCTCTTCGTGCTGACGGCTGAAGAGTGCGCGGACGGCTGCCCGCCGGGCGTCATACCCGGGAGCCGATGTGGAGGTGGTACGGCGGTAGGGGGTGGCGGTGGGGCAGGCCCCACCCCGCCGTGGCGGTCAGCCCTACTCGCCGGGCCCTACTCGCCGGGGGCGACCAGCCCCGATTCGTACGCGATGACGACCGCCTGGGCGCGGTCGCGCAGGTCGAGCTTGGTCAGGACCCGGCTGACGTGCGTCTTCACCGTCTGCTCCGCCAGCACCAGGGTCTCCGCGATCTCCGCGTTGGACCGGCCGCGGGCGACCAGGGTCAGCACCTCGGTCTCGCGCTCCGTCAGGGCCTTCAGCCGCAGCGCGGGCTTGCCCCGGCCGGCGGGCCGCTGCCGGGCGAAGTCGGCGATGAGCCGCCGGGTGACCGACGGGGCGAGCAGCGCGTCGCCCGAGGCCACGACCCGTACCGCCGCGATGAGGTCCGCCGGCGGCGCGTCCTTCAGCAGGAAGCCGCTCGCCCCCGCCCGCAGCGCCTCGTAGACGTAGTCGTCCACGTCGAACGTGGTGAGCATCAGCACCCGCGGCCGGTGATCCCCCACAGCCTGAACGGCGTGGGCGGTGCCCCCATCCCCCGCGGGCGGGGTGAGGATGCGGCGGGCGGCCTCCAGGCCGTCCATCTCGGGCATGCGGACGTCCATCAGCACGACGTCGGGATGGGTACGCCGGCTCAGCTCCACGCCCGCGGCACCGTCGGGGGCCTCCCCCACGACGTCGATGTCGCTCTGGGCGGCCAGCAGTGCGGCGAAGCCGGCCCGCACCATGGCCTGGTCGTCGACGATGATGACGCGCGTCGTCACCCGGTGTCCTTTCCGTTCAGGGGGAGGTGGGCCGCGACCCGAAAGCCGCCGTCCGGCAGCGGGCCCGCCTCGAAGGTGCCGTCGACGAGCCGGACCCGCTCGCGCATGCCGACGAGGCCGTGCCCGGTGCCGCTCTGCTCCAGCGGCGCGGCGCGCAGTTCGGGCGGCGGCCCGTTGACGACGAGGACGGTGAGCCCGTCGCCGCCGTCCGACAGCGACACCCGCGTCGCGGCGCCCGGCGCGTGCCGTACGACGTTCGCCAGCGCCTCCTGGACGATGCGGTACGCGGACAGCCCCACCGCCTCCGGCACGTCGGCGTCGCAGGGGGTGAACTCCACGGGCCCGCCGGCCCGCTCCGTGGCCGCCACCAACTGCCCGATCTGCGCCAGGTCCGGCTGCGGCGCGACCTCGCCGTGCGTCTCCTCGTTGCGCAGCACCCCGAGGAGCCGGCGCATCTCGCCCAGCGACTCGCGCGCGGTCGCCGCGATGGACGTGAACTCCCCGCGCACCTCCGGCGGCAGTTCGGCGAGCCGGTACTCCGCGGTGTCCGCCTGCACCGTGATGACGGACATGTGGTGCGCCACCACGTCGTGCAGCTCGCGTGCGATACGGGCGCGCTCCTCCAGCAGCGTCCGCCGGCCGCGCTCGGCCTCGCTGATCGTCTCCTGCTCGGTCAGCCTGCGCTGCACCTCGTGCCGCTCCCGCAGGACGCCGGTGATCAGGAGGGTCACCCCGCCGAGGATCATCAGCAGGACGCTTCTGTCGTTCACCCGGTCGGGCGCGACGTACAGCAGCCCGACGTTCGCACCCGCCGTCGCCAGCCACACCAGCACCAGCGTCCGGCGGGACTCGCGCATGCCGAGGGCGAGGCAGAGGCCGATGTACCCGACGATCTGCATCGGCGGGAACGGCCACTCCTGCCGCTCGCCGTACTCGGCGCTGAGCAGGGCCAGCGCCCCGGCCACGTCCGCGGCGAAGACCACGTACCAGGCGAGCAGCGGCCGGGTGACGGCGAGCAGCAGCGGCGCCGCCTGCGCGACGGCCAGCAGGCTCGCGACGCCGGCGTTCAGCCCGTAGTCGACGGTGAGCACCCGGATGGTGGTGGGCAGGAGGGAGACGCACAGCACGAACGCCAGGCCCCACGGCAGCAGTCGCACCCACCGGCGCGACGAGGCCGCGAGCAGCGGGCGCGGGCGCTCCGGCTCCACGGACGTCATGGGCCCAGCCTATGCGCGGCCGTACGGGCCCCGGGGCGGCGGCCCGTGGCACGGACGGGCGGGGTGAGGTGCGGGGGGGCGGGCGGGTGCCAGGTTCCGCACCGGACGGGAACCGGAGTTCACGCGGCCTTCTCGGTCCTCGGGGACCCACGTCCCCGAACGTGGGCCCCTTGTTACTGCCCGCGGACGGGTGCGGGGCGCACCGCGGCGGGCAGAGGCCCGCCGCGGTGCGCCGGCGGCTACCGGCCGGAGAAGCGCGGCTCGCGCTTCTCCAGGAAGGCGCGCATACCCTCCTTCTGGTCGCTGGTGGCGAACAGGGCGTGGAACAGCCGCCGTTCGAACAGCAGCCCTTCCCGCAGCGGCAGCTCCTGCGCCCGGCCGACGGCCTCGCGGGCCGCCCGTACCGCCGTGGTGCTGCGGGCCGCGATGGCGGACGCCACCTCGTGCGCCTCGTCGGCGAGCCGGTCCGCCGGGACGACGCGGGCGACCAGGCCGGCACGCTCGGCCTCCGCGGCGTCCATGGTCCGGCCGGTGAGGATCAGGTCCATGGCCTTCGCCTTGCCCACGGCCCGGATCAGGCGCTGGGTGCCGCCGATGCCGGGGATCACCCCGAGGGAGAGCTCCGGCTGGCCGAACACCGCGGAGTCGGCGGCGACGATGAGGTCGCACATCATCGCCAGCTCGCAGCCGCCGCCCAGCGCGTAGCCGCTGACCGCCGCCACGGTCGGGGTGCGCAGGGCGCAGAAGGCGTCCCAGCCGGCGAAGTAGTCCTCCTCCGCCATCTCGACCGCCGACTTCGTCGCCATCTCCCGGATGTCGGCGCCGGCGGCGAAGGCGCGTTCGGAGCCGGTGACGACGAAGCAGCCGACGTCCGGGTCGGCGTCGAGTTCGCCGAGTGCCCCGGTCAGTTCCTCCATCAGCGCGCCGCTGAGCGCGTTGAGTACCGCGGGCCGGTGCAGCCGGGCCGTCACCACGGCTCCGTCCTTCCCGTCCCTCTCGATCTTCACGTGTTCCACTGCTGCCTCCCGGTGTCCGTGTGCGGTCACGAGTCCCAGATCGCGCCGTAGGCGGGGATGCCGCGGCTTTCGAGGGCGTGCACGACGCGCCACGTGAGCTTCTTGTTGGAGATGCAGATCACCGCCTCGGCGCCGGACCTCTCGTAGGCCCAGTACGCGAGGCGCACCATGTCGGGCTTGCCCCGCTCGTCGGTGTCCCAGATGAGGGCGTCGGACTGGACGGCGAGGATTTCGTCGACGAGCGCGTCCCCGTAGGTGTGGCGGGGGCTGCGGGTGGACCACACCAGGGTGGCCGGCACCTGCTGCGCCAGCAGGTGGGGCAGGCACGGGCCGATGCCGCTGCCGGTGGCGACGTAGACCACCTTGGTGAAGAGCCGTTCGATGTTGGCGACGCCCGCCGTGGTGATGCCCTTGACCCACACCTTCTCCGGGGCGTCGTCGATCAGCCTGCCCGTCCAGTCCCCGGCGCGGGAGACCGTCAGGCGGAATCCCTCCTCGCCGGGGGCGGGGACGTTGGCGAAGGAGTGCCACTCCAGCAGCGGGCTGCGGCTGACCGCTGTGGAGGACCCGGCGAACGGCGTCTCCCCGTGGTTGAAGCGGAGCAGTGCCACGTGCGCCGACGGGCGGGTGATCCCGACCGGCACCCTGCGCAGCCGCAGCCACGGCAGCGCGACACTCGCGGTGATGCCCGCCAGCACCCACAGCGCCACCGCCGAGCCGGTCAGCGCCGCCTGCGCCCACAGGAGGGCCAGAGTCGCCCAGCCGGCGAAACGGTGGGTGCGCTCGAACAGGTCGTGGCGCGGGGTACGGATCCGCGGCAGCGTGGTCACCAGCATGGTGGCGAGCAGCAGCAGCGGGGCGTAGCTCACCGACAGCACCACGGCGTCGGCGCCCTCGGCGGTCAGTGCCGCCACCGATGCGCAGAACCAGAGCGAGCCGGCCAGAGCGCCGCCGACGTGCAGGCCGCCGAAGTGGTAGACCTTGCCGAGAGTCCAGCGGATCCTCAGGGGCCAGTGGGTCGGGGCGGAGGTGGCGACGCGGAAGAAGAGGTTGATGACGTACTGGTTGCGCACGATCACGGCCAGCGCAACGTTCGCGAGCGCCATGTACGACAGTGTCCGCGCGTCCCACCATCCCCCGGTGGTGCCGGCGGTGGCCGCCGCGAGGTTCCCGGCGAGCACCCCGGCGGCGAGCCGGTTGTAGTGCATCAGGCGGGGGTGCTTGAACGCGCGGCGCAGCGCTCCGGTGCACGGCGGCAGCCGCACCTCCCCGGGCGCGGACGGCACCCGGACGCGGGTGGTGGCGTCCTGGGCGACCGGGGCCGTCATGACACGGCTCCCTGCGTGACGGCGGGGGTGAGGGCCGCCACCGGGGCCGCGGTGGCCAGGCGCCGCAGGAGCGCCTTGTCCGTCTTGCCGCGCGCGGTGACGGGCAGCGCGTCGAGCGCGTGCACCTCCGCCGGTGTGCAGTAGTACGGCAGCGCCGCGGCAACGGCACGCCGCGCCGCGTCCGTGTCCACGTCCGCCGGGGTCACGAAGGACACCAGGCTGTGCCCGTCTCGCTGCAGCGTGACCGCCTGCCGGCAGCCGGGGACGGACTCCAGCACGGCGGAGACGGAGTCGAGCTCGACACGGAAGCCGCGCACCTTGACCTGGTCGTCGGTGCGCCCGAGGTGCTCCAGCTCGCCTTCCGGGGTCCAGCGGCCCAGGTCGCGGGTGCGGAACATCATCCGCCCGCCGCCGATGAAGGGGTCGGGCGCGTACCGCTCCGCGTTCAGGGACGGGTAGTCGAGGTAGCCGGCCGAGACGCAGTCGCCGCCGGCCCACATCTCGCCTATCTCGCCGATGGGCAGCGGGCGCAGCCGGTCGTCGAGGACGTAGACGGTGTTGTTGGGAGTGGGGCGGCCGATCGTGAGCCCGGTGCCCGGCGTGTGCCGGTGCATCGTGTTGACGATGGTGGTCTCGGTCGGACCGCAGCAGTTGTAGAAGGTGGCCGTCCCCGCCCAGGCGTCGGCGAGGGGCACGGGGCAGGGTTCGCCCGCGACGGCGACGGTGCGCACGCGGGCACAGCGGGCCGGGTCGATCCGGCTCAGCACGGTCGGGGTCGCGATCAGCACGTCGGCGCGCTCCGCGGTGGCGGCGATGTCGCGGCCCCGGACGAGCAGCGTGGCGCCGTGTGCGAGGCAGCCGAGGATCTCCCAGGACGCCATGTCGAAGGCGATGTTGAGGAGCTGAGCCACGCGCAGGCCGGGGCGGATGCCCAGGCTGCCGGGCTCGGTGAGCACGATGTTGCAGACGTTGCGGTGGGTGACGACGACGCCGTTGGGGGTCCCGGTGGTGCCGGAGGTGAACAGCACGTAGCAGGGGTCGTCCGGGACCGCGGGCCGCCGCCCGCCCGGTGAGTTCCGGAGCGGGTACGCCGGGCTCGGAGGGAGTGCCCCGGACATCACCTCGTCGACGTTGACGAGGATGGTTCCCTCCGGCACCGGTACGAGGCCGGCGAAGTCCGAGACGGTCAGGACGACCTTGGTCCGGGCGGTGCGCATCACGTGGCGAAGCTGCGCCGCCGGGGCCACGCCGACGTCCTGCGGCACGTAGGCGGCGCCCGCCTTCAGCGTCCCCAGCAAGCCGACCAGCATGGGTAACGAGCGGCGTAGGAACACCCCCACGGTGTCGCCCGCGCCGACGCCGCAGCCGGTCAGCACGGCGGCCAGCCGCTCGGCGTGCCGGTCGAGTTCGCCGTAGGTGAGGGTCTCGCCCAGGTGCTCGGCGGCGACGGCATCGGGCCGGGCGGCGGCGTGCTCCTCGATGGGCCGGTGGATGAGCCGGTACGGCGGTGTGCTCGCGGGGCCCCGGCCGAACTGCCGGAAGAGCCGGCGGTCGGCGTCGGGCAGGTGGTTCGTGGCTGTCGCGAGAGCGTGGGAGTCGGGCGTATGCGTCACACGCACAGAAGCCTCCTGGCAGTCCAGGCTCCGCGCGCCCGCCGGCGGCGAGCGCGCGGAGTCGGATGGGCAGTGGTCGAGAGCCGTGCGGAGGTGGCCGTGTGCGCACACGCCACCGGCGTTCGAGACAGGGGACGTACGGGCCGCACACCGGGCCGCACACCGGGGCCTTCGGGCCCTCCCGTGCCCGGCTCACGTGGCCGCGAGGGCCTCCGTCGGCGGCAGGCGGGCGGCGCGGACGGCGGGGTAGAAGCCCGCGAGCGCGCCGATGGCGAGGGTGGCGCCGACCCCGCCGGCAATCGCCCAGAGGGGTACGACGGCGGGCCAGCCCTGGTACGTGGCGTAGCCGGCGGTGACGCCGATGCCCAGCAGCACACCGCCGACCCCGCCGAGGGCGGACAACAGCAGCGACTCGCACAGGAACTGGGTGCGGATCTGCCCCCGGGTGGCGCCCAGGGAGCGGCGCAGGCCGATCTCCGCGCGCCGCTCCAGCACCGAGATGACCATGGTGTTGGCCACCCCGACGCCGCCGACCAGCAGCGCCACCGCCCCGAGTCCGAGCAGGAGCCCGTTCAGCGCGTCGTCGGTGGCGTCCTTCGCCGCAAGCGCGTCGGAAGGACGGGAGACCTCGACGGAGGTCGGCTCCCGCGGGTTCGCCGTGGCGCCGAGTACGGCCTGGACCTCTGCCACCGCCGATTCGTCGGTGCGGGTGTAGAGGGTGGTGGCGTAGCCGTCGAAGCCGGCCTCCTGCTCCGCGGCCGGCCAGCCGATGAGGGCGGCGGCGTCGAGTTCGGGTGCCAGCTCCGTGGGGGCGAGCAGGCCGACGACGGTGAACCACTGCTCGCCCAGCCAGACCTGCACGTCGGGGCCGGCGGCGTGCACGGCGAGCTGGGCCGCCGCGTCGGGGCCGAGCACGACGGCCGGGTAACCGGTGTCGGCGGTGTTCAGCCAGCGGCCGGCGGTGACCCGGGCGCCGACGGTCGCGGGCAGGCCGGTGTGCGCCGCGTAGACGCCGATGCCGCCGGTCTCCTCGGCCGGTATGTGGTCGTTGCGGTAGACCCGGGCCTCGGTCAGGCCGACGGCTGAGACGGACTGGACGGGGGCGATGTCTCCGATCATCTCGACGGCCTCCGGAGGCAGATGGGCGTTGCCGCCGCCGAAGCTCTCACCGGGCGCGACGGTGAGCAGGTTGGTGCCCAGCGCGTCGAGCTTGCGGTCCAGCTCCTCGGTCGAGGACGTGGAGATGCCGACGACACCGGTCATGGCCGCGATGCCGATGGCGATGCCGAGCGCGGAGAGGAACACCCGCAGGGGTCGCGAGCGCAGCCCGGAACTGCCGGCGCGCAGCACGTCGAGCGGGGCGAGCCGGGCGGGGCGGGGGCGCCCGCCGGGGGCGGCCGGTGGTGCGGCGGGGGTCATGGCCGCGCCTCCCGGGTGACGGGGAGGCCGTGGGCCCCGGAGCGGTCGCCAGGGGGAAGGCGGTCGTGTGGAAGGCGCGCCTGCCGGGGCTCCTCGGCGGTGTCGCTCTCGATCCGGCCGTCCCTGAGCCGTACTTCGCGGGGCAGCGAGGCGGCGATCTCACGGTCGTGGGTGATGACGACGACGGTCGTGCCGGCCCGGTGCAGGTCGTGGAGCAGGTGCATCACCGCCGCCCCGGAGCGGGAGTCCAGCGCTCCGGTGGGTTCGTCGGCGAGCAGCAGCGCCGGCGCACCGGCCACCGCGCGGGCGATGGCGACGCGCTGCTTCTCTCCGCCAGAGAGCCGGTGCGGCTCGTGGGCGAGCCGGTGCCCGAGGCCGACACGGCGCAGCGTCCGCTCGGCCAGCCGGCGCCGGCGGCGCAGCGGCCGGCCGCTGTAGAGGAGCCCGTCGGCTACGGCGTCCAGCGCCCGTACCCCCGGGGCCAGGTGGAACTGCTGGAACACGAAGCCGATGGTGCGGGCCCGCAGGGCCGACAGCTCCCGGTCGGTCAACTCGTCGACGTCGTGGCCGTCGACGCGGACGGCGCCGGTGGTGGGGCGGGTGAGGGTGCCCATGATGTGGAGCAGGGTGGACTTGCCGGAGCCGGACGGGCCTACGACGGCCAGCAGTTCACCGCGGCGCACGGTCAGGTGGGCTCCGGTCAGGGCGTGCACGTCCGCGTACGCCTTGGACACGCCGTGCAGCTCCAGGACCGGGGTGCCGGGGAGGTCGTTCGCGTCGGTCACTTCGGGACTCCCACGACCATGCCGGCGGTGACGCCGTCGCCGGCGACCTCGACCATGCCGCCGGCGAAGATGCCCAGCTCGACCGGTGTGTAGGCGATGCCCTTGGCGCCGACCGTCTCCAGCGCGTAACCGCCCTCCCGCAGCGCCACCAGGGCGTTGATCGGCACGGCGAGCACGTCCTCGCGGGTCTCGGCGGTGACGGTGACGTCGACGGGCGCGGCCTCGTAGCGGCCCAGCTTCTTCTGCTTGCCGACCGCCAGGGTGACCGGCAGGGTGGCCTCCTCCTCGGCACCGGACGCCGGGTCGCCTCCCCCGCCGTCGGAGGGTTCGGCGGTGGCCGCGGTGCCCACCTCGGTGACCTCGGCGTTCACGACGGTGCCGTCGGGCAGCTCGACGTCCGCCCCGGTGCCCTCGTCGACCAGGTCCTCGTACTGCACCTCCAGGGCGACGGTGACGATCCGCTCGGTGCCGGTCCAGGTCAGGACGTCCCCCTCCGGCGCGCTGCCGCGCACGGCCTGGACGTCGGCGATCCGCCTGGCCCCGCCGGCGACGACGGCTTCTCCGGGTCCGACGGTGCCGGTCTGCTCGCGGCCGAGGTCTTCCTGCCAGCTCACGACGGCACTCGCGGTGCCGTCCGTGTAC
Proteins encoded:
- a CDS encoding amino acid adenylation domain-containing protein; this translates as MTHTPDSHALATATNHLPDADRRLFRQFGRGPASTPPYRLIHRPIEEHAAARPDAVAAEHLGETLTYGELDRHAERLAAVLTGCGVGAGDTVGVFLRRSLPMLVGLLGTLKAGAAYVPQDVGVAPAAQLRHVMRTARTKVVLTVSDFAGLVPVPEGTILVNVDEVMSGALPPSPAYPLRNSPGGRRPAVPDDPCYVLFTSGTTGTPNGVVVTHRNVCNIVLTEPGSLGIRPGLRVAQLLNIAFDMASWEILGCLAHGATLLVRGRDIAATAERADVLIATPTVLSRIDPARCARVRTVAVAGEPCPVPLADAWAGTATFYNCCGPTETTIVNTMHRHTPGTGLTIGRPTPNNTVYVLDDRLRPLPIGEIGEMWAGGDCVSAGYLDYPSLNAERYAPDPFIGGGRMMFRTRDLGRWTPEGELEHLGRTDDQVKVRGFRVELDSVSAVLESVPGCRQAVTLQRDGHSLVSFVTPADVDTDAARRAVAAALPYYCTPAEVHALDALPVTARGKTDKALLRRLATAAPVAALTPAVTQGAVS
- a CDS encoding ABC transporter permease, with the translated sequence MTPAAPPAAPGGRPRPARLAPLDVLRAGSSGLRSRPLRVFLSALGIAIGIAAMTGVVGISTSSTEELDRKLDALGTNLLTVAPGESFGGGNAHLPPEAVEMIGDIAPVQSVSAVGLTEARVYRNDHIPAEETGGIGVYAAHTGLPATVGARVTAGRWLNTADTGYPAVVLGPDAAAQLAVHAAGPDVQVWLGEQWFTVVGLLAPTELAPELDAAALIGWPAAEQEAGFDGYATTLYTRTDESAVAEVQAVLGATANPREPTSVEVSRPSDALAAKDATDDALNGLLLGLGAVALLVGGVGVANTMVISVLERRAEIGLRRSLGATRGQIRTQFLCESLLLSALGGVGGVLLGIGVTAGYATYQGWPAVVPLWAIAGGVGATLAIGALAGFYPAVRAARLPPTEALAAT
- a CDS encoding ABC transporter ATP-binding protein: MRLRGSKRHTADHRPAAGGGPEAPAAEAPAATPGLAVELRGVRRQYGRGSGAVHALAGVDLALPRGTFTAVMGPSGSGKSTFLQCAAGLDRPTAGSVRLGGTEITGMKENELTELRRSRLGFVFQAFNLLPSLTVEQNVLLPLRLAGKHRNRGRADAVLAQVGLADKARRRPDELSGGQQQRVAIARALVTSPDVIFADEPTGALDTATAADVLGLLRHAVDSPPSSRLRSNRGYPHGATVVMVTHDPAAAAWADQVLFLADGAFADRLAGGSAAQIAARMAGLGARTGARPAGPAPRDETMAGVPA
- a CDS encoding ABC transporter ATP-binding protein, producing MTDANDLPGTPVLELHGVSKAYADVHALTGAHLTVRRGELLAVVGPSGSGKSTLLHIMGTLTRPTTGAVRVDGHDVDELTDRELSALRARTIGFVFQQFHLAPGVRALDAVADGLLYSGRPLRRRRRLAERTLRRVGLGHRLAHEPHRLSGGEKQRVAIARAVAGAPALLLADEPTGALDSRSGAAVMHLLHDLHRAGTTVVVITHDREIAASLPREVRLRDGRIESDTAEEPRQARLPHDRLPPGDRSGAHGLPVTREARP
- a CDS encoding response regulator transcription factor, whose amino-acid sequence is MTTRVIIVDDQAMVRAGFAALLAAQSDIDVVGEAPDGAAGVELSRRTHPDVVLMDVRMPEMDGLEAARRILTPPAGDGGTAHAVQAVGDHRPRVLMLTTFDVDDYVYEALRAGASGFLLKDAPPADLIAAVRVVASGDALLAPSVTRRLIADFARQRPAGRGKPALRLKALTERETEVLTLVARGRSNAEIAETLVLAEQTVKTHVSRVLTKLDLRDRAQAVVIAYESGLVAPGE
- a CDS encoding ABC transporter permease gives rise to the protein MMRPNGLARAAVRFKPASFAGTFVVLMMSALIVTACGILLETGLRASVPAERYEKAPVVAAADQYEYVVTGSGEDLEKEAVPLPDTARLDAGLAAKAAGAPGVQEAVADFTFPVRTGDGPLTAHGWGSHAFTGTELTAGGAPGTGEVVLDAAAARAADAGVGDTVALETAAGKQDFRVAGLAEAGAGDTARDSGEPGSLAWFADSQAPELAGHPGKADAVAVLAKDGTDADTLAGSVKKALAGSAAQVHVGDDRGAVEDPGLAYGKDTLFGIGGPFGGVAAIVAVFTAAGTVALSVSQRAREFALLRAVGATPRQIRRAVSAEALVVAPLAGILGTLPGIGLAHWWFGQLQDRGAVPEAVDLHVSGLPLLAAVGAGLLTALGAGWAAGRRPAKMKPGQALTEASMERTRPGVVRTALGVVALAGGAMLTGVAANSSGDDAAGASLGVVMSFMLAVGLLGPLLARLCARLFGLPLRAAGASAHLAAANSRTHARRLASAITPIALAMAFASTLVFMNTSENHAADEQLRAGVTADHVVTDPAGLPADAAADAARAPGVDTAVGVLNTRVLVPVGSGEFKSLLGAATQGVTSAEKLAKVQDLDVREGSLDRLGKDRIAIDRTLASSAGVSVGERLPLYLPDGTKADPEVVSVYGRGLGLGTVTMDRAALDGHVTSGFDTTLLVRGGDARALGELGEVTDAAGYAAEKSLDAKLGSWSNKTMAAVLGGFAAVAAVNTLVMTVLDRRRELGTLRLVGSTRRQVLAMLRWEGALVSAVGVVVGSAIAAATLFPMMSGLTGTAPYVPPLVYGSFVAGAGGLALLAVTLPARAVLRRRS
- a CDS encoding enoyl-CoA hydratase-related protein, coding for MEHVKIERDGKDGAVVTARLHRPAVLNALSGALMEELTGALGELDADPDVGCFVVTGSERAFAAGADIREMATKSAVEMAEEDYFAGWDAFCALRTPTVAAVSGYALGGGCELAMMCDLIVAADSAVFGQPELSLGVIPGIGGTQRLIRAVGKAKAMDLILTGRTMDAAEAERAGLVARVVPADRLADEAHEVASAIAARSTTAVRAAREAVGRAQELPLREGLLFERRLFHALFATSDQKEGMRAFLEKREPRFSGR
- a CDS encoding sensor histidine kinase, which codes for MTSVEPERPRPLLAASSRRWVRLLPWGLAFVLCVSLLPTTIRVLTVDYGLNAGVASLLAVAQAAPLLLAVTRPLLAWYVVFAADVAGALALLSAEYGERQEWPFPPMQIVGYIGLCLALGMRESRRTLVLVWLATAGANVGLLYVAPDRVNDRSVLLMILGGVTLLITGVLRERHEVQRRLTEQETISEAERGRRTLLEERARIARELHDVVAHHMSVITVQADTAEYRLAELPPEVRGEFTSIAATARESLGEMRRLLGVLRNEETHGEVAPQPDLAQIGQLVAATERAGGPVEFTPCDADVPEAVGLSAYRIVQEALANVVRHAPGAATRVSLSDGGDGLTVLVVNGPPPELRAAPLEQSGTGHGLVGMRERVRLVDGTFEAGPLPDGGFRVAAHLPLNGKDTG